A genome region from Corvus hawaiiensis isolate bCorHaw1 chromosome 4, bCorHaw1.pri.cur, whole genome shotgun sequence includes the following:
- the RXYLT1 gene encoding ribitol-5-phosphate xylosyltransferase 1 isoform X3: MESRKIQHVAVVLLGNEQCNNAWIQPYLKRNGGFVHLLFVTYDYAFVNEEDIFQWPLGVATYRSFPVVEPSWSMLRDPRSYLCNFLGTVYKNSSRETLMEILKQDGLDKLCWIAAREQWQPQETNESFKNYQDALLQSDLTLCPVGINTECYRIYEACSYGSLPVIEDVMTPGVCGNSSMYHSAPLQLLKTMGAPFIFIKNWKELPAILEKEKKMSLEEKIQRRKKLLEWYRNFKAWMRQKFINTLENSFLPSDKG, encoded by the exons ATGGAATCTCGCAAAATCCAGCATGTGGCAGTGGTGCTGCTCGGCAACGAGCAGTGCAACAACGCGTGGATTCAGCCATACCTGAAACGAAACGGGGGCTTTGTGCATCTGCTCTTTGTTACATATGACTATGCGTTTGTAAATGAAGAAGATATTTTCCAGTGGCCTTTAGGAGTAGCTAC CTACAGAAGTTTTCCAGTTGTAGAACCCAGCTGGTCAATGCTTCGTGATCCAAGATCATATCTATGTAATTTCTTAGGAACAGTTTATAAGAATTCTTCAAGAGAAACCCTAATGGAAATTCTGAAACAGGATGGGCTTGACAAACTTTGCTGGATTGCAGCCAGAGAACA gtGGCAGCCTCAAGAAACAAATGAAAGTTTCAAAAACTATCAAGATGCCTTGCTGCAGAGTGATTTGACATTGTGCCCAGTGGGAATAAATACAGAATGTTACAGAATTTATGAAGCTTGTTCATATGGATCTCTGCCTGTTATAGAAGACGTAATGACACCGGGTGTTTGCGGAAATTCATCAATGTACCACAGTGCTCCATTGCAATTATTAAAAACCATGGGGGCTCCATTTATCTTTATTAAAAACTGGAAAGAGCTTCCTGCTAttctagagaaagaaaaaaaaatgagtttaGAAGAAAAgattcaaaggagaaaaaagcttttAGAATGGTATCGAAACTTCAAAGCATGGATGAGACAGAAATTCATTAATACCttggaaaattcatttttgccTAGTGATAAGGGATAA